TGCTGCTGTTGCCGATTATACTCCCAAAAATGTGGCGACGAAAAAAATTAAGAAAAGCGAAGATGATTGGGCGATTGAACTAGAAAAAACGCAAGATGTCTTAAAGTGGGTGGGAGCACACAAACAAAAGGAACAGTTTTTGGTTGGTTTTGCTTTAGAAACCAATAATGAGCGAGAGAATGCACATAAGAAATTAGTTAAAAAGAATTTAGATTTTATTGTCTTAAATTCTCTTCAGGATAAGGGCGCAGGTTTTAAACATAACACCAATAAAGTGACAATTATTAGAAAAGATAATAAAACATTAGAATTTGAGTTAAAGAGTAAAGAAGAGGTTGCTTCAGATATTCTAAATCAAGTTGTAGCGCTCAACAAATTGTAAAAACTATGTACAAGATATTATTGACATTACTTTCGGTTACTGGGATTATATCATTAACTCAAGCGCAAGAGTTAAATTGTCAAGTGTCCGTAATTGCCCCTACATTACAGGGGAACTCCCAAAATGAAGAGGTGATAGAACAATTAAAAGCAGCTGCTTTTGAGTTCTTAAACGAAACAAAATGGACAAACGATAACTTTAAGCAAGAAGAGCGTATAGAGTGCAATGTATTGATTAATATTTCAAAGGTGGTATCTACAGATACTTATGAGGGGAGTATTCAAGTATCATCCTCTAGACCTGTTTATAATTCAAATTATAAAACACGTTTGTTTAATCATAACGATGCGAACTTAAGGTTTACTTATATGAGAAATACGGCATTAGTATATACTCCCGATCGAGCTTCAGTTGGTGGTTTAGTCGACGTTTTGGCTTATTATGCATATATTGTTATTGGTATGGATTATGATTCTTTTTCTTTAAAAGGAGGAGATCCATATTTTTTAAAAGCACAACAGATTGTTTCTAATTACTCTAATAATACAGGAGATAAAGGATGGGGAGCTAAGTTTTTAAATAACCGTTTTCATTTGGTTAATAACTTGTTACAAGACATGTACTCTCCGTTGAGAAATTGTCATTATAACTACCATTTGGTAGGAATGGATAATTTATATGCTAAAAAAGAAGAGGCTGTAAATAAAATCTTAATGGCAGTTAAAGAAATTGAAAAAGTATATAAATCTCAACCAGGTTCATTTAATATTCAGTCATTTTTTAATGCAAAGTATGAAGAGTTAATCAATATCTTTATTGAGGCTCAGCCTGCAATTAGAGTGGAGGCTTACCGGGTGTTTTCTAAATTAGATCCTGGTCATATCACTCAGTATAATGCGATAAAAAGAGGAAAAAGGTAAGGAATGGAAAAGTTTAAAGGTTTAGGAGTAGCTTTGGTTACTCCATTTCAGGATAATGGAAGTGTAGATTTTGTTGGTTTACAAAAATTGGTAGAGCATCAAATAGCCAATGAGGTAGATTATTTAGTTGTTCAAGGAACTACAGGAGAAGTGGCGACATTAACTCCAGAAGAAAAGCAAGCTGTTTTAGATTTTGTAATTGAGATTAATAACAAGCGATTACCAGTAGTTTTAGGAGTAGGGGGAAATAATACAGCAGTAATTGTAAAGACTTTAGAGGAATTAAACACTAAAAATATTGATGGAATTTTATCGGTAAGTCCATATTATAATAAGCCTTCTCAGGAGGGAATTTACCAGCATTATAAAGCTGTAGCTAATGCAACTGATTTGCCTATAATATTATACAATGTGCCAGGCAGAACAATGAGTAATATGCTTCCTGAAACAACAATTCGATTAGCGAATGATTTTACCAATATTATAGCCATAAAAGAAGCTTCAGGTAATTTAGAGCAAGTAATGGATATTATTCAACGTAAGCCAGAAGATTTTTTAGTGATATCAGGTGATGATGCATTAACTTTACCGATGTTAGCAAGTGGGGGAGATGGATTAATTTCTGTAGTCTCTAATGCATTTCCTAAGCGAACAGCTGATTTGGTTCATACAGGCTTAAAGGGGGATTTTGAACAGGCACGACAAAAACATTATG
This Flavobacteriales bacterium DNA region includes the following protein-coding sequences:
- a CDS encoding DUF4835 family protein, with amino-acid sequence MYKILLTLLSVTGIISLTQAQELNCQVSVIAPTLQGNSQNEEVIEQLKAAAFEFLNETKWTNDNFKQEERIECNVLINISKVVSTDTYEGSIQVSSSRPVYNSNYKTRLFNHNDANLRFTYMRNTALVYTPDRASVGGLVDVLAYYAYIVIGMDYDSFSLKGGDPYFLKAQQIVSNYSNNTGDKGWGAKFLNNRFHLVNNLLQDMYSPLRNCHYNYHLVGMDNLYAKKEEAVNKILMAVKEIEKVYKSQPGSFNIQSFFNAKYEELINIFIEAQPAIRVEAYRVFSKLDPGHITQYNAIKRGKR
- the dapA gene encoding 4-hydroxy-tetrahydrodipicolinate synthase, yielding MEKFKGLGVALVTPFQDNGSVDFVGLQKLVEHQIANEVDYLVVQGTTGEVATLTPEEKQAVLDFVIEINNKRLPVVLGVGGNNTAVIVKTLEELNTKNIDGILSVSPYYNKPSQEGIYQHYKAVANATDLPIILYNVPGRTMSNMLPETTIRLANDFTNIIAIKEASGNLEQVMDIIQRKPEDFLVISGDDALTLPMLASGGDGLISVVSNAFPKRTADLVHTGLKGDFEQARQKHYELFDIINALFQDGNPGGVKFALTLLNICKNNVRLPLVPVNKKTEEKLYQLIANLGETLIS